One Paramisgurnus dabryanus chromosome 8, PD_genome_1.1, whole genome shotgun sequence DNA window includes the following coding sequences:
- the rffl gene encoding E3 ubiquitin-protein ligase rififylin isoform X1: protein MWASCCGWLCLDDPTVEETRNSSHRQAFTNSGFSSTPSPTAPEHVCKACGGRFDSLARKHMCMDCKKNYCSRCSAQLELQPWLCHTCQRFHGILFERAALMKFKVKDLRDYLHLHGVPTQMCREKEELVELVLGQHTPTSEMHVPSPTSIHLDQQETPDIPVITASPPGNNGTTELGPQDQATEDERSLSMAEATAESDMDAELQVEQELQSSDSEEVLAPGRRASLSDLTSAEDIEALSVRQLKEILARNFVDYKGCCEKWELMERVTRLYHDQKDLQHILSNAMEGIDAGSGIPGEENLCKICMDSPIDCVLLECGHMVTCTKCGKRMSECPICRQYVVRAVHVFRS, encoded by the exons ATGTGGGCCAGTTGCTGCGGCTGGCTCTGCCTGGATGATCCCACAGTGGAGGAAACCAGAAATAGCTCTCATCGCCAGGCCTTCACCAACTCGGGCTTCAGCAGTACCCCATCTCCCACCGCACCAGAACACGTGTGCAAGGCATGCGGAGGTCGATTTGACAGCCTTGCCAGGAAG CACATGTGCATGGACTGCAAGAAAAATTACTGCAGCCGGTGCTCCGCTCAGCTAGAACTCCAGCCATGGCTTTGCCACACCTGCCAGCGGTTCCACGGCATCCTGTTTGAGCGAGCGGCGCTGATGAAGTTCAAAGTAAAAGACCTGAGAGACTACCTCCACCTGCACGGGGTGCCTACGCAGATGTGCCGGGAGAAAGAGGAGCTGGTCGAGCTGGTTCTCGGCCAGCATACGCCCACGTCCGAGATGCACGTTCCTTCCCCTACAAGTATACACTTAGATCAACAGGAGACCCCTGATATTCCGGTCATAACGGCGAGCCCACCAGGGAACAATGGTACAACAGAATTGGGACCCCAGGATCAAGCGACAGAAGATGAACGG AGCTTGTCGATGGCAGAGGCGACAGCTGAAAGTGACATGGACGCAGAGCTGCAGGTGGAGCAGGAGCTGCAG TCATCAGACTCAGAGGAGGTGTTGGCCCCTGGGCGGCGGGCGTCCCTGTCAGACCTCACGTCAGCGGAGGATATCGAGGCTCTGAGCGTCCGGCAGTTAAAGGAGATTCTGGCGAGGAACTTTGTCGACTACAAAGGCTGCTGTGAGAAGTGGGAACTGATGGAGAGAGTCACACGCCTTTACCACGACCAAAAAGATCTGCAACACATAT TGTCTAACGCCATGGAAGGCATAG ACGCAGGGTCTGGGATTCCCGGTGAGGAGAACCTTTGTAAGATCTGTATGGACTCACCCATTGACTGTGTTCTTTTGGAGTGCGGACACATGGTCACGTGCACCAAATGCGGCAAGCGCATGAGCGAATGCCCCATCTGCCGGCAGTATGTGGTGCGAGCAGTGCACGTGTTCAGGTCCTGA
- the rffl gene encoding E3 ubiquitin-protein ligase rififylin isoform X2: MWASCCGWLCLDDPTVEETRNSSHRQAFTNSGFSSTPSPTAPEHVCKACGGRFDSLARKHMCMDCKKNYCSRCSAQLELQPWLCHTCQRFHGILFERAALMKFKVKDLRDYLHLHGVPTQMCREKEELVELVLGQHTPTSEMHVPSPTSIHLDQQETPDIPVITASPPGNNGTTELGPQDQATEDERSSDSEEVLAPGRRASLSDLTSAEDIEALSVRQLKEILARNFVDYKGCCEKWELMERVTRLYHDQKDLQHILSNAMEGIDAGSGIPGEENLCKICMDSPIDCVLLECGHMVTCTKCGKRMSECPICRQYVVRAVHVFRS; encoded by the exons ATGTGGGCCAGTTGCTGCGGCTGGCTCTGCCTGGATGATCCCACAGTGGAGGAAACCAGAAATAGCTCTCATCGCCAGGCCTTCACCAACTCGGGCTTCAGCAGTACCCCATCTCCCACCGCACCAGAACACGTGTGCAAGGCATGCGGAGGTCGATTTGACAGCCTTGCCAGGAAG CACATGTGCATGGACTGCAAGAAAAATTACTGCAGCCGGTGCTCCGCTCAGCTAGAACTCCAGCCATGGCTTTGCCACACCTGCCAGCGGTTCCACGGCATCCTGTTTGAGCGAGCGGCGCTGATGAAGTTCAAAGTAAAAGACCTGAGAGACTACCTCCACCTGCACGGGGTGCCTACGCAGATGTGCCGGGAGAAAGAGGAGCTGGTCGAGCTGGTTCTCGGCCAGCATACGCCCACGTCCGAGATGCACGTTCCTTCCCCTACAAGTATACACTTAGATCAACAGGAGACCCCTGATATTCCGGTCATAACGGCGAGCCCACCAGGGAACAATGGTACAACAGAATTGGGACCCCAGGATCAAGCGACAGAAGATGAACGG TCATCAGACTCAGAGGAGGTGTTGGCCCCTGGGCGGCGGGCGTCCCTGTCAGACCTCACGTCAGCGGAGGATATCGAGGCTCTGAGCGTCCGGCAGTTAAAGGAGATTCTGGCGAGGAACTTTGTCGACTACAAAGGCTGCTGTGAGAAGTGGGAACTGATGGAGAGAGTCACACGCCTTTACCACGACCAAAAAGATCTGCAACACATAT TGTCTAACGCCATGGAAGGCATAG ACGCAGGGTCTGGGATTCCCGGTGAGGAGAACCTTTGTAAGATCTGTATGGACTCACCCATTGACTGTGTTCTTTTGGAGTGCGGACACATGGTCACGTGCACCAAATGCGGCAAGCGCATGAGCGAATGCCCCATCTGCCGGCAGTATGTGGTGCGAGCAGTGCACGTGTTCAGGTCCTGA